One Hippopotamus amphibius kiboko isolate mHipAmp2 chromosome 12, mHipAmp2.hap2, whole genome shotgun sequence genomic window, AaagaagatgcggtccaaagactcgatggaatatgactcagccattgaaaaaaggatgaaatcatgccacttgcagccacggggaAGGAGGTAGAgatgatcgtactaagggacatgagacagcaaaagacaaatacctcatgatatcaagtacaggtggaacCTAAGAATggacacaaatgaacttctttacaaaacagacagcctcacagacttaggaaagaatcttatggtgagcgaaagggaaaggcggtgggcagggggaagtgagagtgtcgagattagtatatacacactactgtttacagagtaatcactgagggcccagggtacagcacaaggaaccctactcaacattctgtaataaccgaTACCGGACGAGAACTCTAAAGAGAACATACATAGGTCTATGTAGCAGTGAATCATGTTACTGTacacctcagaaagaaaaaaaagaggaagaaacctgcaacattgtaaatcacaagatacaaaataacaattaacattgaaaagaaaaaaaaaggaatgccaaatctcttcccctcaggccttggtgacctgggctggggTCACATCCCTGGACCCTGAGCAGGcgtgggtcccaaggctggactgtcaggggctgagggagtggggaggatggactggcaaatgagaccccttttggtcctgcagggcctgttcccctctgcctgggcccatagtcctcagatgcaggcgggccctccttcagtgcagccaagcctagtgcacgcagtggacgttaccgtgacagtgactgccatcggagacagactccgtgttggggcgtcctgctccaccctttcaaatccccgagatccgtgacttttacgtggctatgcaggattgtttgagcagatgcgtGCGGAGATATCTGCGGCCCAATTCTGTCTGCAACCAACTTGCAAGTGGTTCCGGCAAACAGACAGGTGTGCACACAAGCACGCGCAGctcacacacaaacatatgcatGAGCTCAGGACAAACATACACAGTAGCATATGAACACACGCACACATTTGCCCATGCACACATTAACCTGCACACACCTGTGCATGTGCCCAGCACAGCTATACTCACGCTAGCATATGAGCACATGCACACATTTGCCCACGCACACAGTAACCTGAACACACCTGTGCATGTCCACCTCACATGTATGCAAACAGGCACATGCACATGCATAGCACACACACGGAATAAAGTGAATACCATGAAGCATTAATTCCTGAACATAAGTGAAGCTCATGtgtattcttccctttttcttagctttgatgtttttaaaaataaaaagtttaagaaaaaaattaatggtaaATGACGATTCATAGGACTTTTTTTCAGTTATTCGAGTTCATTTTAATTTGAAGGTTTTGGTGTTTTAGCTGGCAGCTCTTACATGGTGACAGCTTTCAGGTATTCTTACTTGCAGCACTTAACTTCTGTAGAGTATGGGGGGGTCTATTCTTTGTGAGCTCATTTCATGACATGGATGGAAAATACAAGCAATCTGTTCTCCAAAGTTAAGACATTCGGCCAGAGGCTAGCCCACCTGTAAGTGATTTAATGCATGGGTATATGTTAACTTTTATATACATGAGCTCTTTGTTGATAAAGCCATTCTGGTTTTCACTCTTGTGGTAGTAAAACTCCTAAGtgtatttaaatcttttaaaagatgaGCATCCATGATTCTTGGTTAAATTTTGGGTGCAATCACCAGTTGCTGTATCAAGATTATAGGCCAAGGGCAAAGTAAAAAcatatgaattcttttttttttttaacagataatcctaagttttattatgaatttaaaaacctaaatatttcCTGAGGACTGGGAAGCCTACCCACAAGAGCCACCCTCCTGCATTTCCAACTCCGATACATCCACGCCTCACTGCACACCCCCCACAGTGATGCACAACCCGCCACACAGCGAGTGTCCTTTATCTGCAGTATTGGTAGAAAACTGGCATTTAGATTTCAAAATTTGTATTACAAAATACCAGCAGCAGTTTTAAGCATTTCAACAATGCTTATGAACTCTGCTTTGCCGACATGAACAAGGCTATTCAAAAAGCAGGACCTGTCCGAAGTGGACAGTTACACGTCCTGAGATCCTCAGAGGCCACTCCGCTCAGGACCCATTTGTGACTGTGTCTTCTTCCATCTCCTCTTCACCATCATCAGTGGGGCCTGATCTGCGTTTTCTGCCAGGTATCTGACTGGGTTGCAGCAAGCCCTTCAGCCTCTCCACTTCAGCCAAAGTTGACGCATTTGCTGTAGCACTCTTAATTGCTTCCACATCCCCTGGAGACAGCGCACCTTTCTTTTTGTCATTTGGCAAACCAGCACCTGGATTGAAAGTTTTGCTTCTCCTGGCAATATCCTTTGCAAGTTGTGCACCCTGTTTGCCCTTGAGCATTTTCTCTGCTTCCTGACGCTCTTTTAGTTTCACCTTCTGGAAATCCAGTACTCTGACTTGTGGAACTTTATAAATCACATATAGTCTGTAATGCTTCTTATTTGTTACAGGATTTCTTAGAATACTTAGATAAGTCACTGATTTAAGAGATGCCAAAGGGTCCAGATCACCCAATTCCACAAGACTGTTGTTGGTGAGAATGAGTTCTGTCAGACAGGGCAGAGCCTGATCAAGGCCCTCACCTATACGGCATATTCTGTTGTTATTCACTAATAAGGTTTTCAGTCTTCTCAACAAAGGAAAACCATCCAGTTTCCTGATTTCATTATCAGAAAAGTCAATGGCATCAAACTGGTCTAAGGTAGCACCTAGATTTTCAATGACAGGAATTTTATACCCCCGCAGGTCCAGCTCGCGGTCCCTCACGGCGTTGGTGTACTGCGCCGCCTGCTCTAT contains:
- the LOC130833307 gene encoding U2 small nuclear ribonucleoprotein A'-like, translating into MVKLTAELIEQAAQYTNAVRDRELDLRGYKIPVIENLGATLDQFDAIDFSDNEIRKLDGFPLLRRLKTLLVNNNRICRIGEGLDQALPCLTELILTNNSLVELGDLDPLASLKSVTYLSILRNPVTNKKHYRLYVIYKVPQVRVLDFQKVKLKERQEAEKMLKGKQGAQLAKDIARRSKTFNPGAGLPNDKKKGALSPGDVEAIKSATANASTLAEVERLKGLLQPSQIPGRKRRSGPTDDGEEEMEEDTVTNGS